The DNA segment GACCGGCACATCATCCTAATATGGTTAATATTGCTTATGGAACCACAATGGATAATCAACTGATCTTTGATATGCTAAGCAAAACAGCTGCGGCAGCCAGTTTTTTAGGTGTGGATGAGGACTTTGTTAAAAAAATTGAGTCTACTATACCGAAATTGGCCCCCAATCAAATTGGTCAGCATGGACAGATTCAGGAGTGGATTCATGATTGGGACGATCCCAAGGATAAGCACCGTCATATTTCTCAATTATATGGGATGCATCCTTCTAATCAATTCTCACCTTTCCGTACGCCTGTTTTAGCAGAAGCAGCCAGGAATGTATTGATTTACCGTGGAGATCCTTCCACAGGATGGTCCATGAACTGGAAGATTAATCAATGGGCTCGTTTGTTAGACGGTAACCATGCCTATAAAATGATGACAGATCAAATTAAGTTGGTTGGGAGGCCTGATTCTCCTAAAGGAGGTGGTACTTATACTAATATGTTAGATGCGCACCCTCCTTTCCAAATTGATGGAAATTTCGGTTTTACTGCTGGCTTAACTGAAATGATGCTGCAAAGTCATGACGGTGCGATTCATCTGATCCCTGCCTTGCCCGATGTTTGGAAGGCTGGATGTGTAAAGGGCTTGCGTGCGCGTGGTGGATTTGAAATAGAGGATCTGGAATGGAAGGATGGAGTAATTGAAAGGGTTATTATTAAATCATCATTGGGAGGAAATTGCCGAATTCGTTCTTATTCTCCGCTGACAATGAAGGGGGGAGAAGAACTGACTTTGGCCGAAGGTGTGAATGAAAACCCTTTCTTTCAAGTGCCAGATATTCAAAAACCAATTATCTCGGATGAAGCCGAACTTAAAGGGTTTTATGTGAAAGATACTTATTTGTATGATGTGGCCACAGAGCCGGGAGAATCTTTTGTTTTAATAAAAAAATAATGAGAAAACGAACCATGCTTTTTTTTTAATGATGAAGATGGTGAGTTTCAAATGACTATGTGAAATTAAATCTAAGTACATGAAAATATTTATAAGTGTATTAATTATGAGTGTGATGGTTGTTTTGAGTGACGCTCAAAATCCGGTTTTTACACATGTTTTTACCGCAGATCCCTCTCCTCATGTGTGGCCCAATGATGACCGACTTTGGGTATATACCAGTCATGATGAGCCGGGGTCTAATAACCATTATGGTATGACGGGTTATCATGCATTTTCAACAACAGATATGGTTCATTGGACAGATCATGGTCGTATCTTACATTTGGAGAACGTGGAATGGGCAGAAAGCCATGCTTGGGCCATGGATGCCGCTTATTATCGTGGTAAGTACTATCTGATATACTGTATGAAAGAGGCCGGGATTGGTCTTTTTAGAACAGGAGTTGCTCGTAGTGATGTTCCGCAAGGCCCCTTTACTGACCTAGGTTATATTAAGGGCGTTGAATTTGGTCAGGATCCAGCTATTTTTATCGATGATGATGAAACCCCATATTTGTTCTGGGGGCATGATAGAAAGTGTTTTGGTGCAGCATTGAATGATGATCTTATGTCTATTAAACCGGAAACATATGTTGATCTGACTTCTCAATTAAAATATGTATTTGAAGGGCCATGGGTTCATAAGTTCAAAGGAAAATATTATTTAAGCTATCCGGGACTGACGCCTCGTAAGTGGCCAGAGAAAATGTTTTATGGTGTTGCGGATCAACCCTTAGGACCCTATGAGTTTAAAGGATGTTTTATGGATGATTTTGAGGGGCAAAGTGGAACGAATCATGGCGGTACAGTTACTTACAAAGGAAAAGATATCATGTTTTACCATAGTGCCTGGCTATCGGGTGGATTAAGCGAAACACGCTGTGTAATGGCTGATTATCTGAATTATGATGAAAAAGGAAATATTATTTCAATTGTTCCTTCCAAAGAGGGTTTAGGATTGGCTGACCGGACAAAAACAACGATATTATTGGAAGCTGAAAATGGCTTTGCTGCCGGAGGTGATTTGTACAATGTAATTGTTGATACATGGATCAAGGACTACAGTGGGAAAGGCTACGTGACTAATTTTGATAATCCGTATGATCATGTATCCATGTTAGCTCAAGTGGCAAGACCTTCAAAATTTCGCTTTAAAGTCAGGTACGCCTCACCCGATGGAGAATCTAATCATGATGTTTTGATAAATAGTCATTTGTATAGAGATTTTGTTTTTCCTGCATCCAAGACCTTTCGGGAAATAGATTTTGGTATTGTTGAACTGAAAGAAGGTGATAATTTAATACGCATCTTCAAACGAAATTGGAAGCCTTCGAAAGGAGATTTGGCCATTGATTATGTCAAGCTGGAGCAGGTGTTTGAAGATGAAGACTAGTGTGTTTGTCAATAAATAATAATTGAAAGAGATAAAAAATATGAAGTGTAAATTTTATGTATTGCTGAGCTTTCTTGTGCTTTCGCAATTTAACTATGGGCAAAAAAGCATCCGTGTGGATGCGGGAACCAAAGGTGAAAAATTTGAACATTTTTGGAGTAAATGTGTAGGAGCGGGTCGAGCGAATGAAGCTTTGCGCGCCGGTTGGCTGGAACAAATGGAGAAAGTGCAACAAAATTGCGGTTTTGAGTATGTTCGCTTTCATGGGCTTTTCCATGAAGATATGTTTCCCGTATTGAGGGAAAAAGGAAAACTGGTATATAATTGGCAATATATTGATGATGTTTTTGATCGTTTGTTGGATATGAATGTACGTCCTTTTGTTGAATTGGCCTTTTTTCCCAATGAGTTTGCCGCAGAAGATTCAAAAACGGTGTTTTGGTGGGAGGCAAAAGTAACTCCTGGACCTGATTTTGCCTCGCAATGGCACGACTTAATTGAGGCTTTTACCCAACATGTTGTAGATCGTTATGGGATTGATGAGGTGCTTACATGGTATTTTGAGGTATGGAATGAACCTAATTTATATCCTTTCTTTTTTCATGGAAAGAAATCGCAATATTTTGAGCTGTATAAGCAATCTGCTTTGGCTGTAAAATCGGTTGATGAACGATTGAAAATAGGAGGTCCTGCTACCAGTAATTTTGTCCCTGATACTCGTTTTGATGGCGAAATAATTAATAATGAGGTGTCGATGGAGGTTTTTAAGGTGGAGGATATCAATACCCTTCAGTGGCATGGTGTGTGGATAGAGGATTTCCTGAAGTTTTGTGAAAAGGAAAAACTACCAGTGGATTTTATTAGTACACATCCATATCCCACAGATTATGCTTTTAATCCGGAAACCGGCAAAGGAAGAGGCCTGACGCGTCATGTACATTCTATTATAGACGACTTGGAGTGGTTGCAGAAAATCGTTCAAAATAGTGCCTATTCAAATGCTGAAATTCATCTAACAGAATGGAATACCAGCCCTAGTAGTCGTGACCGAATGCATGATTTATTACCGGCAGCCGCCTATATTGTAAAATCGAATCTCGATTGCATTGGCCTTACTAATTCTTTGGCTTTTTGGACTTTTACTGATATTTTTGAGGAAAAGGGTGGTGCAGCAAGTATCTTTCATGGTGGATTTGGAATGATTAATTTTCAAGGATTGGTAAAGCCTTCTTACCATGCTTATCGTATGTTGCATTTATTGGGCGATGAAAAGTTGTATAAAGATGATGCTGTGTTCGTAAGTCGTAATTCTGGCGATGGAAAGATTGTGGCCTTGGCCTATAATTATCCCAAAGAAAATGAGGGATCGGTTCCTGCTGGTTATAAGAGTTATGAGTATTTAAGTGAGGGTTCATCCAAACAATTGAAGTTGGAACTAAAGCATCTAAAACCGGGTGCGATGTTTCAAATTGAAATACTGGATAAGGATCATGGTAATGTGTGTCACTCATGGGAGAAAATGGGAAAACCGGAACCTCCGACGCGTGAACAGATCAAAGTATTGAAAAATGTAGCAGAAAATTTAAAAACAGAAACGGTGGTGGCAGATAAGGATGGAAGGCTTACAATAAATAGAGAAATAGCCCCTTGGAATGTTATGTTGATTCAGCAGATTAACTAGTGGGTAGTCAATGAAAATGGTTATTGAAATAGAAAAAAAGAGCATCGGTCTGGACTGAGTGCTCTTTTTCTTAGAATCTGAGGTGTGCAGAAAGCTTTTATTTGTTTTGTGCGATTTGTTTTACATAGGCTTCAAATGCCTTTAAATGCCCCATTGTTTTATCCTTTTCAATGGTCGAAGTCACCCAATGACTAAGGTATTTGGTGGGCTTTGAAATAAAAATGAATTGAGTGCCGTCATCTATTTTTTCTGGATAAGTAGACGGGTCAATATGGATGGCAGCACCTACTTTAATTTTTTCGGCAGCTACGTCTTCAGGATGATATCCCCACGAAATAATGTAGTGATCCGATTGTTTAATTTTCTGCCCTTTATGATAGTTAATGCCAGTAACAAACTGAATGGGTCCATTGCATAGAGCAAATGCCTCTACCTTCATTTCTCGGATGCCAGTATACGAAGTAACTCTTACCAAAATATCTACCTTATTTCCTTTATAGGGAATGTCTTCTGAGAGCATCTCCATTTGAGAATAGCATTTTTCTTTTCGGACCTTGACGGTACGCATTGAAACAGGAGCAAGTGGAATTATTTTTTCCCCGTCCCAT comes from the Saccharicrinis fermentans DSM 9555 = JCM 21142 genome and includes:
- a CDS encoding family 43 glycosylhydrolase encodes the protein MKIFISVLIMSVMVVLSDAQNPVFTHVFTADPSPHVWPNDDRLWVYTSHDEPGSNNHYGMTGYHAFSTTDMVHWTDHGRILHLENVEWAESHAWAMDAAYYRGKYYLIYCMKEAGIGLFRTGVARSDVPQGPFTDLGYIKGVEFGQDPAIFIDDDETPYLFWGHDRKCFGAALNDDLMSIKPETYVDLTSQLKYVFEGPWVHKFKGKYYLSYPGLTPRKWPEKMFYGVADQPLGPYEFKGCFMDDFEGQSGTNHGGTVTYKGKDIMFYHSAWLSGGLSETRCVMADYLNYDEKGNIISIVPSKEGLGLADRTKTTILLEAENGFAAGGDLYNVIVDTWIKDYSGKGYVTNFDNPYDHVSMLAQVARPSKFRFKVRYASPDGESNHDVLINSHLYRDFVFPASKTFREIDFGIVELKEGDNLIRIFKRNWKPSKGDLAIDYVKLEQVFEDED
- a CDS encoding GH39 family glycosyl hydrolase codes for the protein MKCKFYVLLSFLVLSQFNYGQKSIRVDAGTKGEKFEHFWSKCVGAGRANEALRAGWLEQMEKVQQNCGFEYVRFHGLFHEDMFPVLREKGKLVYNWQYIDDVFDRLLDMNVRPFVELAFFPNEFAAEDSKTVFWWEAKVTPGPDFASQWHDLIEAFTQHVVDRYGIDEVLTWYFEVWNEPNLYPFFFHGKKSQYFELYKQSALAVKSVDERLKIGGPATSNFVPDTRFDGEIINNEVSMEVFKVEDINTLQWHGVWIEDFLKFCEKEKLPVDFISTHPYPTDYAFNPETGKGRGLTRHVHSIIDDLEWLQKIVQNSAYSNAEIHLTEWNTSPSSRDRMHDLLPAAAYIVKSNLDCIGLTNSLAFWTFTDIFEEKGGAASIFHGGFGMINFQGLVKPSYHAYRMLHLLGDEKLYKDDAVFVSRNSGDGKIVALAYNYPKENEGSVPAGYKSYEYLSEGSSKQLKLELKHLKPGAMFQIEILDKDHGNVCHSWEKMGKPEPPTREQIKVLKNVAENLKTETVVADKDGRLTINREIAPWNVMLIQQIN
- a CDS encoding DUF4861 family protein — encoded protein: MKTTLFFFFISLLSLALEAQNKTDASLFLRIDSLYVDKIQDASGDLYKKIGHHGPAIENEWMALRLYFNNKACAIDVYNKQQPGLELKEAKWYPSEQEQRNGYGADYYKAGSSVGLGGIRLWDGEKIIPLAPVSMRTVKVRKEKCYSQMEMLSEDIPYKGNKVDILVRVTSYTGIREMKVEAFALCNGPIQFVTGINYHKGQKIKQSDHYIISWGYHPEDVAAEKIKVGAAIHIDPSTYPEKIDDGTQFIFISKPTKYLSHWVTSTIEKDKTMGHLKAFEAYVKQIAQNK